Proteins encoded within one genomic window of Thermoanaerobaculia bacterium:
- a CDS encoding LD-carboxypeptidase has protein sequence MGVAAISGRVDPARLDAGIARLRSRGYRVVEAPNVRSTDAMRAGTDAQRAAGYRRLVSDPEVDAIFFARGGWGAARILDRLDPDEVARHPKIQMGGSDLTTLFAWLQARAGLVAFHGPMVAVDFARAEPDPETDASWEPVLRGDAPLAIPIATEQVLAGGSGSGLLVGGCLSMLVALEGTPEALDTRGRVVFWEDVGEEIYRLDRMLTHWRRAGRLAEPAGVIIGKLENIRNNGIPDEEGVSSLLAEHFAGAPYPVVRDFPAGHGARNRTLPLGTRVTLDASAGAVRFEEAAVS, from the coding sequence ATCGGCGTCGCCGCGATCTCCGGCCGCGTCGATCCGGCGAGGCTCGATGCGGGCATCGCTCGCCTCCGATCGCGAGGATACCGGGTCGTCGAAGCGCCGAACGTCCGCTCGACCGACGCCATGCGCGCCGGCACCGACGCGCAACGCGCGGCCGGATACCGCCGTCTGGTCTCGGATCCCGAGGTCGACGCGATCTTCTTCGCGCGCGGCGGCTGGGGAGCGGCCCGAATCCTCGACCGGCTCGATCCGGACGAGGTCGCGCGCCACCCGAAGATCCAGATGGGGGGCTCGGATCTGACGACGCTCTTCGCCTGGCTCCAGGCGCGCGCGGGGCTCGTCGCGTTCCACGGCCCGATGGTCGCGGTCGACTTCGCCCGCGCCGAACCCGACCCGGAGACCGACGCTTCGTGGGAACCCGTCCTCCGCGGCGACGCGCCGCTCGCGATTCCGATCGCGACCGAACAGGTGCTCGCGGGCGGCTCCGGATCCGGACTACTCGTCGGCGGATGCCTGTCGATGCTCGTGGCGCTCGAAGGAACGCCCGAGGCGCTGGACACCCGGGGGCGCGTCGTGTTCTGGGAGGACGTGGGGGAGGAGATCTACCGTCTCGACCGGATGCTCACGCACTGGCGGCGCGCGGGGCGTCTCGCGGAGCCCGCGGGCGTTATAATCGGGAAGTTGGAAAACATACGGAACAACGGGATCCCGGACGAGGAGGGCGTGTCCTCGCTCCTCGCCGAGCACTTCGCGGGCGCTCCCTATCCGGTCGTGCGCGACTTTCCCGCGGGGCACGGAGCGAGGAATCGAACCCTCCCGCTCGGAACGCGCGTCACGCTCGACGCGTCGGCCGGCGCGGTCCGGTTCGAGGAGGCGGCGGTCTCATGA